One window from the genome of Chlamydiales bacterium STE3 encodes:
- a CDS encoding Uncharacterized protein (Product derived from UniProtKB/Trembl:F8KVK9), which yields MKNFYKQGENQMAKKESAFMKPVGISEALAEIVGSGPMPRTEVTKKVWEYIKKHKLQDEKNKRRINPDSKLAKVLGTNQSIDMFEMTSKISAHLKPTLVKAG from the coding sequence ATGAAAAATTTTTATAAACAAGGAGAAAATCAAATGGCAAAAAAAGAATCAGCTTTCATGAAACCTGTGGGTATAAGCGAAGCTTTAGCAGAGATCGTGGGTAGTGGTCCAATGCCTAGAACTGAAGTAACAAAAAAGGTTTGGGAATACATCAAGAAGCACAAGCTTCAAGATGAAAAGAACAAACGTAGAATCAATCCAGACAGTAAGCTGGCAAAAGTACTAGGCACAAATCAGTCTATTGACATGTTCGAAATGACAAGTAAGATTTCTGCACATCTAAAACCCACGCTAGTTAAAGCTGGTTAA